The DNA window CACGCCGGGCTTCGCTGCGAGCCAAGAGGCGCTTGGCTTCCTCGGCTCGGGCGCGTTCGACCGAGACCAGCTCGTCATAGGCACGCTTCACCCGGAGTGTATCGGGGCGAAGTTTTCCGAAGTAGACACCCAGCGCACCGCTCGCGAACAGGGTCGCCATCAAGAGGCCGCCGAGGACGATCCGGCTGGAGAGCCCGCGGGGCTCGGCCCGCAGCTCCAGCATGCGACGCTCGTGTTCGTACTGTTTCTCCAGCACCTCGATGCGCGCGCGCGCGGTCACCTCGGCCCGCTCGAGCTCGGCCGCGCGGACGGCCGCTGACCGCAGCTCCTCCTGTCGCTTTCGCTGAGCTGCCGCCCGTTCGGCCTCGGAGATCTCCAGCGCGCGCTCCGCCTCGACCGCACGTTTGGCCCTCGAGCGCTCGTCGGCGCGCTTGAGCGCGGCCTCCGCGGCCAGGCGATGCTCCCGAAGCTCGCGCGCAAGCCGCTCCTTCTCGGCGCGTGGAAGGCCGTTCAAGGAAAACAACATGGAATCGTCCCTGCGCGCTGCCATCGGATCACACCTCTGGGCCACGCCGCACGGGGGGAGGGGCCACCTTCCCGGTGAGACAACGGAGAGCGCCTGCCCTTGGGCGCAGAATCGACCAACCCGGAACCCGCTCTACGGCAAGGCTTTGGCAGGCTATCGTGAAACGACATGCTGCACGTCTGGCCAGGCGAGCCGATCAGGAGGCACGGCACATGACTTACGTGGGGCTCTGGGTCCGAGCCTTCGCCGTCACCCTCGGCAGTGAGCTCCTGATCGCGCCCCGGCTGCTGCCGTCTCGCGAGTCACGCCGGCGTCGCCTCGGAGCGGTCGTGGCCGCCAACGTGCTCAGCCACCCGGCGGTGTGGTTCGTGTTCCCTGACCTCGGCCTCCGCTATGGGTCGATGTTGGTGCTGGCCGAGCTCTGGGCGTTTGGCTCCGAGGCGCTGCTGTACGCACTCGTGTTCGTAGGCCTCTCGTGGCGCCGAGCCCTGGGCGTCTCCGCCGTCGCGAACGCGCTGTCTCTCGGCCTCGGGCTTCTGCTGCGCGGCGCCGGCTTCACGCTCTGACGCGGCCGACATTTCGGACCTTGCTCAGAGCCCCAGCTGCTTCGCGATGATCACCTTCATGATCTCGTTCGTGCCCGCGAAGATGCGCTGCACTCGCGCGTCCATGTACGCGCGGGAGATCGGGTACTCGAGCATGTACCCGTAGCCGCCAAACATCTGCAGGCACTCGTCGACCACTTCGCCCACCATGTCGGTGTGCCAGAGTTTGGCCATTGAACACTCCTTGACCAAGGATTTTCCCTGCATGTGTTCGACCACGAGGCGATCGGCAAAAACGCGTCCGACCTCGACCTTGGTCGCTACCTCCGCCAGCTTGAACTTGGTGTTCTGGAAGCTCGCGATGGGTTTGCCGAAGGCGCGCCTTTCCTTGACGTAGACCAGCGTGTCCTCGAGCACCTGTTCCGCGCTCGCTTGCGCCGCCAGGGCCACGACCAGCCGCTCCTGGGCCAGCTTCTGCATCAGCATCATGAACCCGGCCCCCTCCTCGCTCAGGCGATTTGCAACCGGGACGCGGCAGTCCTCGAACGACAGCTCACTCGTGTCCTGCGAGGCCATGCCCATCTTCGCCAGCTTCCTGCCCTTGACGAACCCGGGTCGGTCCGCCTCGACCACGACCAGCGAGATCCCGCGGTGGGCGTTGTTCGGGTCGCTGTCGGTCTTCACCGCAACGATGCACAGGTCGCACAGGATGCCGTTGGAGATGAACGTCTTGGTCCCGTTGATCACGTAGTCATCAGCGTCGCGTACGGCGGTCGTGGCGATGGCGGCAAGATCGCTGCCGGTTCCCGGTTCGGTCATGGCAATGGCCGTCACCAGATCGCCGGACGCAGCGCCCGGGAGCCAGCGTTTCTTCTGAGCGTCATCGCCGAACTCGTGGAGGTAGGGAACGATGATGTCGGAATGCAGAGACATCGCGAAGCCGGAGTCATAGACCTTCGCGAGCTCCTCGATGACGATGCAGGAGTGCAGCAGATCTCCGCCCGGCCCGCCGTGCTCCGCCTCGAGCCACGGGCACAGGAAGCCGCCGGCCCCGGCCTTCCTCCAGGTCTCCCGATCGACCATGCCCTGTGACCGCCAGCGCTCCTGATTGGGTACCACCTCGCGCTCGACGAATTTTGCGAACGACTGACGAAACAGCTCGTGCTCCTCGCTGTAAACATTCCGATCCACGGCGGTATCCTCCGGCGTCGGAGCCTATCACCGCGTGAAACGCGCGCGACGCGCCTCAATCTGGCCCTCACGAGCTGGCGCCGCCGGGAAGCATGATTTACAAGGCAGGCATGCGTCGTTCGTGGATCACCCTCAGCCTCGTCGGCCTGCTCGTTGCCTGTGGAAAACCGAGCGGCGGTGGCGCCGGCCCGAGCAGCACCGCCGGCACCAGCGTAGCGGGGCCGCCGGCCGCAGGTGGTGAAGTCGCGCGCCCGAGCGCGACGGAGCTCGCCCCCTTCGCTGTCGGCCAGTGGTCGAAGTACCGCATCAGCATGGATGACGGCCAGGTCACCGAGATCACCTACAAGATCGTCGGCGAAGAATCGGGCGCACACTGGCTCGAGATCGTGCGCGGCGCCGCGAACGCTGGAACCGTGATGCAGCTCTTGGTCAGCCTGAAGAGCCGCAGTGATCCGAATAGCCTCGAGATCAGGGCCGCGCGCATCCGCATGCCAAACGACCAAGTGCGCGAGCTACGAGACGAAACGCTGAAAGCGAGCGCTGATGCCTACAAGAAATCGTTGTCGGATATCTTCGTTCCGAACCTCGCGGGCGTGAGCCAGGAGGACGTGACCGTGCCCGCGGCGACCTTCCGCGGCGCCTACAAGCGCCAGCAAAAGGTCGAGACCTCTCAGGCCTCATCCGACCAATGGGTATGGATCCATCCAGCGGTCCCCATCAGCGGCGTGGTCAAGTCCGAAGAGATCGGCAAACCGAACAAGACGGAGCTCTTGACCTGGGGCGCCACGGGCGCAAAGAGCGAGATGCAGCGCGAGCCCAAGGCGCCCTGAGCCGCCCGGCTCAGACCCGAACGCGGGCGCCAGCCTTCTTGGCGCTCTCGAGTACCCCCGGAGAAAGCGCGCGCTCCCCGTGGAAGGTTGCGCCGCTCTGCGCCATCTCCACCAACACCGGCGCGGGCGTGAAGCGTTTGCCGTGCTCCTTCTCGTAGCGCTCCATGCGCCGCACGACGTCGAGCGCGCCGACGCTGTCGACGTAGCGGAAGGGCCCGCCGCGGAAGGGCGGGAACCCAAGCCCGAAGATTGCACCAATGTCACCGTCTCGTGCCGAACGCAGGATGCCCTCGCCAAAACACAGCGCCGCCTCGTTGACCATCTGTAGCGCCAGGCGCTCGGCGATTTCGTGTTTGGAGACCGCGCCCGGCTTGGGCTCGACGCCGAGCACTCGGTACACACTCGCGTCGACGGTCTTCGGCCCCTTCTTCTTGCCTCCGTACTGGTAGAACCCGCGGGAGTTCTTGCGCCCAAAACGCTCGTCGGCCACCAGCTTGTCCATGCCCGGCGGCGGCAGCATGCGCTCACCAAATGCCTCGAGCATGATCTTGCCGACCTTGGCCCCGACATCGATGCCAACCTCGTCGAGCAGCGTGACCGGACCGACGGGATAACCGAAATCCATCAGCGCGCCGTCGAGCTCCTCCACTGGCACACCTTCGGACAGCAGCCAGGCCGCTTCGTTCATGTACGGCGCGAGGATGCGCGAGGTGTAAAATCCAACGCCGTCGTTGACGACGATCACGGTCTTGCCCTGCTGTTTGCCGAGCGCGACCGCCGTCGCGGTGACCCACGGCGCGGTCTTCGGCGTCACGATGATCTCGAGCAGGGGCATCTTGTGCACCGGCGAGAAGTAGTGCATGCCGATCACACGTTCCGGGTGCGCCGCTGCGCGTGCGATCTTCCCAATGGGCAGCGACGAGGTGTTGGAGGCGAAGATGGCCTTTGCATGCCCGTGCTGTTCGATGTCCTTCAGCATCTGGTGTTTGAGCGCCAGGTCTTCGAACACGGCCTCGACCACCAGCTCCGCCTCGCGGAATCCGCTGTAGTCCGACGTCGGCGTGACCCGAGCCAGGAGCACGTCGCGTTCCATTGGCGTCATGCGTTTGCGTTTGACGCGTGCGTCCAGGATGCCGGCGACGTAGCTCATGCCAGCGGCCAGGCCCTTGTCGTCCCGATCTTTGAGGCGCACCGGTAGCTTGGCGATGTGCGTGGTGACGTAGGCAATGCCCGCCCCCATCAACCCAGCGCCGAGCACGCCGAGTTTGTGCACTGGCTTCGGCTCCACCTGTTCGTCGTCGACCCCGAGATCCTTCTTGAGCTCCACCGTTGCGGTGAAGATGTTCATGAGCTGAGCCGCCTCGGGGCTCACCGCCAAGGCACCAAACGCCTCGGCTTCTGCCTCACAGCCTTTTTCGAAGCCCCCTTCGAGCCCGGCGCGTACGACCTCGAGGATGCGCTCGGGCGAGGGGTAGTTTCCGCGCGTCTTGGCGAGCAGCTGCTTCTTGGCCTGATCGAACAGAACCTTGCGCCCCAGCGGGTTCTCCGCCAGCGCGAGCTCTGTCAGCTCTTCCTTGCTGAAGAACGACTTCAGGCGATCGAGCCCCTTGGTCTTGGGTTTTCCTGCTTCAGCCAGCACGAGCGCACGTTTGCAGGCGACCTCGAGCAGCACCGGCGGCGGCACGACGTCGTCCACGAGCCCCATCTTCTTGGCGCGTCTGGCGTCCACCTGTTTGCCCGTGAGCATCAGGTCCAGCGCGGCTTGCACTCCCACGAGTCGCGGCAGCCGTTGGGTGCCCGCCGCCGCCGGCAACAGCCCTAGCTGCACCTCCGGCAGCCCGAGCTTGGTCTTCTTGTCATCGCTCGCCACCCGAGCGTGGCACGCCAGCGCCACCTCGAGCCCACCGCCCAGGCAAGCGCCGTGAATGGCTGCCACGACCGGAACCCGAAAGCCTTCGATACGAGCCACTGCCCGCTGCCCGGTCCGCGAGAGCTCCGCCGCTTCAGCGCTGGACTGCACACGCTTGATCATCCGAATGTCCGCTCCGGCGATGAAGCTGTCCGGCTTGCCGCTGGTGAAGACGACCGCGCGCAGCTCGGTCGCCGCCTCGAGCTCGTCGAACACCCGAGCAAACTCCTCCGCGAAGTTCTGTTGCAGAGTGTTCATGCTCTCGCCGGGAACGTCCATGCGCACCACGGCGACGCCGTCGGCTCGCTGCTCGACGCTGAGCACGTGTGTCTCTCCCGACCCGTTGCCGTTCTGTCGTTTGGCCATCACTCTGCCTCCAGTACAATCGCCGCGCCGAGCCCGCCGGCCGCACACGCAGTGCACAGCGCAAGGGCGCCCTTGCGGCGCCTGAGCTCGTTCAGGCTCTGGGTGATCTGCCGCGCGCCCGTGGCCGCGAACGGGTGTCCGATGCTGATCGAGCCGCCGGACACGTTGAACCGATCCCAGTCGACCTCCCCGATTCGCTTGCCGCGCCCGAGTTTGTCCCGGGCGAACTCGTCGCTCTCGAACGCCTGGGTGTTGCTCAGCACCTGCGCCGCGAAGGCCTCGTGCATGTCGATGAGGTCCAGATCCTTCAGCTTGAGCCCGGCGCGATCCAGCGCCAGCGGGGTCGCGTAGGACGGGCCCATCAACATCTGGCCTGCGGGGTCGAGCGCAGCAAACGCATAGCTGCGGATGAAACCCAGTACGTCGAAGCCACCGGCACGCGCCTTCTCCTCGCTCATCAGGAGCACTGCGCTCGCACCATCGGTCAGCGGCGAGCTATTGCCCGCGGTGATCGTGCCGAGCTTTCGGTCGAAGGCCGGCCGCAGCTTCTCGTACGACTCGAGGCTCGAGTCCTTGCGCACCAGGTTGTCTTCCGCCACGACCTCGAACTTCGGCGGAACGAAGACGTGCATCACCTCTTGTTCGAGCCGCCCGTCGTTCCACGCTGCCGCGGCCAGGCTGTGACTGCGATGCGCGAGCCCGTCCTGGGCGCTGCGGGAGATCCCGTTCTCCTTGGCCATCTTCTCGGCGCTCTCGCCCATCGTGAGCCCGGTCGAATACTCCGTGAGCGCGGGAGGCACCGGAACCAGATCTTTGGGCGAGAGCCCGGCAAACGCCTTGATGCGCTCGCCGAGGCTTCGGGCCCGACTCGCTGCGATGAGCGCCTCGGCCAGGCGTTTGCTGACGGCGATCGGCACGTCGCTGGCGCTGTCCGCGCCACCCGCGACACCGCAGTCGATGGTCCCGGCCATGATGGCTTCGGCGACGTTGATGGTGGACTGGTAACTGGTCGCGCAGGCCCGCGACACACTGTAGGCCTCGATGTCGCGCGGCAGACCCGTACCGAGCACGATCTCGCGCGCAATGTTCGGTGCAACCAGCGACGGGACGACCTGGCCGTACACCAGCTGCTGCACCGCGCTCGGAGCAACCTCGGAGCGCTCGAGCAGCTCCGCCACGACCAGCTTGCCCAGGTCGAGTGCGCTCAGCGTCCGAAACGCGCCCCCCGACTTCACGAATGGGGTGCGCAGCCCACTGACGATCGCAACCCGGCGTGCGCCAACCTTCTTGCCCATGGTGACCGGACCTCCTGGCGGCTCCGCTTCGACAGCGGGCCGCACCGCGCTCCACCTCGGAGCGTCAGACCAGGGGTCCATAGGCAGTATGACGCGGCGTGTCAAGCCAGCGTGGGGTCAGCCCCGGCAATCGTTTCGCGGGCAGTGCCCAACAAGCTGCCGCGAAGGCAGAGCCAGCTCAGGAAGAGCCCGAGGCCCGCGACAGATGGCCGGGCAGGCCAATTGCGCGGGTTCCACTGCGCCCAGCTCCAAACCGAACCCGCACTGTCACCGGGCTTCCGGCGAGGCCGTCACACAGGGCGCCGACAAATGCCATCAACTCGTGCCGCACATCGTCTCCGAAGTGCTCATCCCCCATGATCACCAGCTCACCCAAACCCTGGGCGGTCATTTGATTGAGGATGCTGCGGGCGATCTGGTAGCGGGCGTCGCGAGCTTCGGAGTCGATCCGTTGGCTGGTCGCCAAGATTGCCACCGGAAGTGTGACCTGTCGCTCGGCGAGCCGCGCGAGGCGGCCCACGACTCGGGTCGCGAATTCCTCACTGCTCTCGCTCGCGGGCTGAGATTCGACGACGGCACTCGAGGCGCGGCCGGCAAGCTCGCTCGAGTACGAGGGCCAGCGTGCGCCGGCCTCCATCACCACCATCGCCGTCTTGGTATCGTTGTGTTCCAGCGTCATTGGATTGACTCGGCGACAGCCGACCCCTGGTAGCTGAAACCCGGTGGCCCCGAGATCATTCCCCAACGCGACCTCCAAACGCCAAAAGGCGTACTTCCCCCGATCAACATGATCGACCTCCCTGTCAGCACCCCTCGCGCCGACAAACGGAGGATCGCGAAGCCGCGCGCGGGCGTCAACCCAGCGCGGACAAATGAGTGGGCGTTTTCACCACTCGATTTTCGCGGGGCAATCGCAGAAACCCGCTCACGTCGGTTCTTTCCCTGTGCGAAAGCGCACAACTAGACTCGACTTGTGCGCTCTCGCGCAGCGGAAACACTGCTGCGAGAGGGTTTCTTCGAGGTTACCCCCGGCGCGCGACCTGCCAGAAATTCGCGACTCATCCCAGACCAGAGCAGGCATCCGCCGGCCTCGCCGGTAGTTCAAGTGGGTTTTCGCCGCTCATGCCCATCGCGATCTGAGCGTCGCAAGACTGCTCGGGTCGAGACTAGAGACTAGCGAAGAAATGGCATCGATGAGCGCGCGGCCTGCAGCACCGCGATGCGGGGGATCTTTCCGGTCTCGTCGACGGGGTAGTTGTCGCTCTTGATTCCGACGGAGCGGATCGCAGTGACGTCCGCCTCGCCGCGCACGCGGTACTCGATGTTGGCATTCATGGCCGTTTCACCCAGCAGCGGCGGCACCATGCCCCACGGGATGATCACGGGCGCCGCGACGATCGTCGTGCCGTCCGCGGGCAACCACTGATTTGGACTGTAAACGAGCGGCGGCAGCGTCCAGCGCCCCTGCAGCGTGGTCTGGACACGCACGTTGCGCACCTGCACGTCGAAGCTGTTGGAGTTGTTGACGCGCAGGTACACGGTCATGCCAATGCCCATCGGGCTCGCGGTCTGCACCTCGGCGTGATGAAGCTCCATTTTCGGCTTCGACACACAACCCGGCAAGACCAGGACCGAGGCGCCCCCGAGCAAGAAAGATCGCCGCTGCATCGTCCGGAGCGTAGCCGACGCGGGCAGCCCGTACCAGGCGTCAGATGAAACCCGCCGAGTTGGCCAACCCGCGCACGAGCGGGCTCGAGCTTCAGATGTGGAGCGCGCGCCCATCGACCGCGAGCGCGGCCTCTTTGACCGCCTCGGCCAGGGTCGGGTGGGCGTGGCAAGTGCGCGCCAGGTCCTCGGAGCTCGCGCCGAACTCGATGGCCGCCACGGCCTCCGCAATCAGCTCGCCGGCGCGCGCCCCGATGATGTGCACACCGAGCACTCGATCGGTCTCGGCATGCGCGAGGATCTTCACGCGCCCATCCACGCTGCCAAGGGCCTTCGCACGACCGTTGGCCATGAAGGGAAAGCTCCCCTTCCGGTAGAGCACTCGCTCGGCAATCAGCTCCTCTTCGGTGGCGCCGACCCCGGCGATCTCCGGGTGTGTGTAGCAGACGCCAGGGATGGCCGCGTAGTTGACGTGCCCATAGCCGGTGACGATACGCTCGACACACGCCACCCCCTCTTCGCTGGCCTTGTGGGCGAGCATCGGCCCTTCGATCACGTCTCCGACGGCATAAATGCCGGGGACCCGTGTCACGTAGCCTTCCCCGACCGGGATCCGCCCTCTGGCATCGAGCTCGATGCCGACCTTGTCGAGTCCGAGTGCGGCGGTGTTCGGTGCGCGCCCGACGGCCAGGAGCACACGGTCGCACACAATCGGTTCACCCGCTTCGATGCTGACGACGGCGCCGCGGCCCTCACGTCGCGCCCCGGTCACCCGCGTGCCGGTGCGGATCTCGAGCCCTTGGCGTTTGAGGACCCGCAGAGCATCGTTGGCGATTTCCGCATCCATGCCGGGCAAGATGCGCGGCAGGTACTCGAGCACGGTCACCTTGGCTCCCAGCCGCTGCCACACGCTTCCGAGCTCGAGGCCGATGAAACCTGCCCCGATCACCACCAGGTGTTCGGGGACCTTCGGGTAAGACAGCGCCTCCGTGCTCGTCCCGATCACGTCGCCGTCGAGCTCCACGCCCGGCAGCGGCTGCACGACACTTCCGGTGGCAATCACCACGTGTTCGGCACGCAGCTCGACCCCGCCGTCGCTCGACTCGACCCGAACTCTGCCTCGGCCCGACAGGCTGCCGTTGCCGGCGTAGCGGGTGATGCGGTTCTTCTTGAACAGACCCGCGATCCCCGCGGTCAACGCGTGCACGGTGTCGTCCTTCTTCCGGAGCATGCGCGGCAAATCGAGCTCGACCCCCGTCAGCTTCACCCCAAAGGCCTCGAGACCGTGTTTCGCTTCCGCGTAACGTTCGCTGGCCTCGAGCAGCGCTTTGCTCGGGATGCAGCCAATGCGGAGACAGGTTCCGCCTAGCGCGGGTTCCCGCTCGATACACGCAACGTCGAGCCCCAGCTGCGCCGCCCGGAGCGCCGCGACGTAGCCGCCGGGGCCGGCGCCAATCACGATCAGGTCGTGTCTTTTTTCTGCCACGTCAAACCTCGAGCAAGATGCGAGAAGGTTGCTCCACACACTCTTTGATGCGCTTCAAGAAACCGACGGCCTCGCGACCGTCGACGATGCGGTGATCGTAGCTCACTGCGACGTACATCATGGGTCGCACGACGATCTGACCATCGCGCACCACGGCGCGATCCTGGATGGCGTGCAGACCCAGGATGGCGCTCTGCGGCGGGTTGATGATGGGCGTCGACAGCAGGTTTCCGTAGACGCCTCCGTTCGAGATCGTGAACGTCCCGCCTTGGAGCTCCTCGAGCTTCAGTTTGTTCGCCTGCGCGCGCTTGCCATAGTCCGCAATGCTGAGCTCGATCTCAGCAAACGAAAGGCGCTCGACGTTGCGAATGATGGGTACGACGAGCCCCTTGCCGCCGCCAACGGCCACGCCGATGTCGTAGTAGTTTTTGTACACGATGTCGGTGCCGCGGATCTCGGCGTTGACCTCCGGCACCAACTTCAGCGCCTCGACCGCCGCCTTCACGAAGAACGACACCAAGCCGAGTTTGATCGCGTATTTTTCCTGAAATTGCGCCTGCAACTCCTTGCGGAGGTTGAACACGGCAGACATGTCGACCTCGTTGAAGGTGGTCAGCTGCGCGGTCGACTGCAGCGACTCGACCAGTCGCTCGGCGATGCGCTTACGCATCGGGGTCATGGCGACGACCTCTTCCTCGCGCTCGCCTCCCGTGACCAGCGCGGTCGGCTCGGGCGGTGAATGCGCCGCCGGTGACGACGCAGCGACGGCCGGACGCGGGGCCTCGACCCCCGCCGAGGCCGGTGCCGACCCGGGGCTTCGGCCCGCAGCCGCACGCAGCACGTCCTCCTTGAGCATACGTCCGCCCGGACCGGTGGCAGTTACGTCCGCGGCGGCGACGTGACCTTCGGCCAACACCCGGCGCGCTGCGGGCATGACTCGGGCGAAACCCTCGGGCGGCACGCTGGCGGCGCGGGCGCTTTGTGGGGCCGAGCCGGGCTCGGCGACGGCTCGCGCAAAGGGCGACGGCGGCGCGCTCGGCGCGTGCGGCGTGGCCGCCACCGGAGGCGGCGAGGCGGGGGGAGCCACCTGCACTGGCGCGGGTGCCGCGCCGGCCGAAGCCATCGACTCTTCCACCGTGCCAATCACGTCTCCGACTCGGGCGGCCTGACCGTTGGCCACGCGGATCTCGGTGAGCACGCCGTCGACCGGAGCCGGCAACTCGACCGTGACCTTGTCGGTCTCGATCATCACCACAATCTCCTCGCGGCGGACGCGGTCTCCCACGGACTTCAACCACTCGCCGATCACCACCTCCGTGATCGACTCGCCGACGCTTGGGACCTTCAGTTCGAGGAGCATCTCTTTCGTCGCCTTTCTGCTTCAGCTGAACGCCTTTTCGAGGATCTCCGCCTGCTCGAGCTTGTGCGCGCTCGGCGAACCGGTGGCCGGGCTCGCGGACTCCGCCCGACACACCACCGAGAGCGGGTGCCGCCCGAAGACGCCGTCGCCGAAGCGCGCGCGCAAGTGGCGCCACGCGCCCATGTTGTTGGGCTCGTCTTGCAGCCACACCACCGGTGTCCCTTCGCGGAAGGGCTCGAGCTCGTCGCGCAGGATCGCGGCGTCGAGTGGGTAGAACTGCTCGATGCGCAGGATGGCGACGTCACGTCGTGCCAGCTCCTCGCGGCGCTGCACGAGGTCGTAATAGATGCGACCGCTGCACAGGAGCACACGCTGAACCTCCGCCGGCTCGACCGCCGGATCAGCGAGCACACGTCGGAACCGCCCCGTCGCGCACTCTTCGAGGGAGCTGGTGCAGCGGGGGTGTCTGAGCAAGCTCTTCGGAGTGAACACGATCAAGGGCTTTCGCCACGGGCGGAGGACCTGGCGGCGGAGCAAGTGAAAGTACTGGGCGGGCGTGCTCG is part of the Myxococcales bacterium genome and encodes:
- a CDS encoding acyl-CoA dehydrogenase family protein, whose protein sequence is MDRNVYSEEHELFRQSFAKFVEREVVPNQERWRSQGMVDRETWRKAGAGGFLCPWLEAEHGGPGGDLLHSCIVIEELAKVYDSGFAMSLHSDIIVPYLHEFGDDAQKKRWLPGAASGDLVTAIAMTEPGTGSDLAAIATTAVRDADDYVINGTKTFISNGILCDLCIVAVKTDSDPNNAHRGISLVVVEADRPGFVKGRKLAKMGMASQDTSELSFEDCRVPVANRLSEEGAGFMMLMQKLAQERLVVALAAQASAEQVLEDTLVYVKERRAFGKPIASFQNTKFKLAEVATKVEVGRVFADRLVVEHMQGKSLVKECSMAKLWHTDMVGEVVDECLQMFGGYGYMLEYPISRAYMDARVQRIFAGTNEIMKVIIAKQLGL
- the odhB gene encoding 2-oxoglutarate dehydrogenase complex dihydrolipoyllysine-residue succinyltransferase, with amino-acid sequence MLLELKVPSVGESITEVVIGEWLKSVGDRVRREEIVVMIETDKVTVELPAPVDGVLTEIRVANGQAARVGDVIGTVEESMASAGAAPAPVQVAPPASPPPVAATPHAPSAPPSPFARAVAEPGSAPQSARAASVPPEGFARVMPAARRVLAEGHVAAADVTATGPGGRMLKEDVLRAAAGRSPGSAPASAGVEAPRPAVAASSPAAHSPPEPTALVTGGEREEEVVAMTPMRKRIAERLVESLQSTAQLTTFNEVDMSAVFNLRKELQAQFQEKYAIKLGLVSFFVKAAVEALKLVPEVNAEIRGTDIVYKNYYDIGVAVGGGKGLVVPIIRNVERLSFAEIELSIADYGKRAQANKLKLEELQGGTFTISNGGVYGNLLSTPIINPPQSAILGLHAIQDRAVVRDGQIVVRPMMYVAVSYDHRIVDGREAVGFLKRIKECVEQPSRILLEV
- the fadJ gene encoding fatty acid oxidation complex subunit alpha FadJ — its product is MAKRQNGNGSGETHVLSVEQRADGVAVVRMDVPGESMNTLQQNFAEEFARVFDELEAATELRAVVFTSGKPDSFIAGADIRMIKRVQSSAEAAELSRTGQRAVARIEGFRVPVVAAIHGACLGGGLEVALACHARVASDDKKTKLGLPEVQLGLLPAAAGTQRLPRLVGVQAALDLMLTGKQVDARRAKKMGLVDDVVPPPVLLEVACKRALVLAEAGKPKTKGLDRLKSFFSKEELTELALAENPLGRKVLFDQAKKQLLAKTRGNYPSPERILEVVRAGLEGGFEKGCEAEAEAFGALAVSPEAAQLMNIFTATVELKKDLGVDDEQVEPKPVHKLGVLGAGLMGAGIAYVTTHIAKLPVRLKDRDDKGLAAGMSYVAGILDARVKRKRMTPMERDVLLARVTPTSDYSGFREAELVVEAVFEDLALKHQMLKDIEQHGHAKAIFASNTSSLPIGKIARAAAHPERVIGMHYFSPVHKMPLLEIIVTPKTAPWVTATAVALGKQQGKTVIVVNDGVGFYTSRILAPYMNEAAWLLSEGVPVEELDGALMDFGYPVGPVTLLDEVGIDVGAKVGKIMLEAFGERMLPPPGMDKLVADERFGRKNSRGFYQYGGKKKGPKTVDASVYRVLGVEPKPGAVSKHEIAERLALQMVNEAALCFGEGILRSARDGDIGAIFGLGFPPFRGGPFRYVDSVGALDVVRRMERYEKEHGKRFTPAPVLVEMAQSGATFHGERALSPGVLESAKKAGARVRV
- the lpdA gene encoding dihydrolipoyl dehydrogenase → MAEKRHDLIVIGAGPGGYVAALRAAQLGLDVACIEREPALGGTCLRIGCIPSKALLEASERYAEAKHGLEAFGVKLTGVELDLPRMLRKKDDTVHALTAGIAGLFKKNRITRYAGNGSLSGRGRVRVESSDGGVELRAEHVVIATGSVVQPLPGVELDGDVIGTSTEALSYPKVPEHLVVIGAGFIGLELGSVWQRLGAKVTVLEYLPRILPGMDAEIANDALRVLKRQGLEIRTGTRVTGARREGRGAVVSIEAGEPIVCDRVLLAVGRAPNTAALGLDKVGIELDARGRIPVGEGYVTRVPGIYAVGDVIEGPMLAHKASEEGVACVERIVTGYGHVNYAAIPGVCYTHPEIAGVGATEEELIAERVLYRKGSFPFMANGRAKALGSVDGRVKILAHAETDRVLGVHIIGARAGELIAEAVAAIEFGASSEDLARTCHAHPTLAEAVKEAALAVDGRALHI
- the fadI gene encoding acetyl-CoA C-acyltransferase FadI, with protein sequence MGKKVGARRVAIVSGLRTPFVKSGGAFRTLSALDLGKLVVAELLERSEVAPSAVQQLVYGQVVPSLVAPNIAREIVLGTGLPRDIEAYSVSRACATSYQSTINVAEAIMAGTIDCGVAGGADSASDVPIAVSKRLAEALIAASRARSLGERIKAFAGLSPKDLVPVPPALTEYSTGLTMGESAEKMAKENGISRSAQDGLAHRSHSLAAAAWNDGRLEQEVMHVFVPPKFEVVAEDNLVRKDSSLESYEKLRPAFDRKLGTITAGNSSPLTDGASAVLLMSEEKARAGGFDVLGFIRSYAFAALDPAGQMLMGPSYATPLALDRAGLKLKDLDLIDMHEAFAAQVLSNTQAFESDEFARDKLGRGKRIGEVDWDRFNVSGGSISIGHPFAATGARQITQSLNELRRRKGALALCTACAAGGLGAAIVLEAE
- a CDS encoding LEA type 2 family protein, encoding MQRRSFLLGGASVLVLPGCVSKPKMELHHAEVQTASPMGIGMTVYLRVNNSNSFDVQVRNVRVQTTLQGRWTLPPLVYSPNQWLPADGTTIVAAPVIIPWGMVPPLLGETAMNANIEYRVRGEADVTAIRSVGIKSDNYPVDETGKIPRIAVLQAARSSMPFLR